In the genome of Hydrogenophaga sp. PBL-H3, the window CAAGCCCGCGTCGTATCCCTGAACGGCATACACATCGGGCTGCGCCTTGAACGCCTTTACATAGTCGAGGCGGAACTGCTTGTTGCGCGGGATATCCAGCGAGTCGCTGTAGTGCAGCGTGGTGAGAACGCCCTCGGCAGCTTCGCCTGCTGCATCGAGCACGCCCTCGGTCAGGAAGCCCGAGCCGTACAGTGGGATCGTCTTGTTCAGGCCGGCCGCAGCGTAGTCGCGCAGGAACTTGGCTGCACCGCCACCGGCGAAGAAGCAAGCCACGGCGTCGGGCTTGTAAGACGCAATCTCGGTCAACAGCGACTGAAACTCCACGTTGGGAAAGGGCAGGCCGAGCTTCTTGATGATGGTGCCACCGGCTTCGGTGTAGCTCTTTTCGAAACCCTCAAAGGCCTCGTCGCCTGCGGCGTAGTTCCAGGTGATCCACACCGCCTTCTTGTGGCCTCGGTCGACCATGGCCTTGCCCAAAGCCAGGGTAGGCTGGGCGTTGGTGAAGCTGGTTCGAAACACATTGGGCGCACACTGGGCCCGGGTGGCCACGTGCACGCCGGCATTGGGAATGATGTTGAGAACTCCTGTATCGCGTGCGACCTTGTGAATGCCCATCTGCACGCCCGAGTGCACCGAACCCACCAGCACGTCGACCTTGTCACGCATTACCAGGCGGGTCGCGTTCTCGATGCCCTTGGCCGGATTGGATTCGTCATCGACCTTGAAGAACTCCACCTCGCGGCCACCGAGCTTGCCGCCGTTTTGCGCCAGCGCCAGCCGGAAGCCGTTTTCGACGGCGATACCGGGCTGGGCAAAGGTACCTGTGAACGGCAGCATCAGGCCAACCCGCAGATTGCTGGTTTGCGCCTGCGCCCACCGGGGCAACAAAATGCCGCTGGAGGCCGCGCCGATCAGCGCGGCTCCTCGTGTCAAAACAAAGCGCCGTGAGTTCATCTGTGTCTCCTGTTGTGGTGGGATCGGGAAAACATCAGGCAGCGGATTTTTCCGCAACCAGCAACCGATCGATGATGCGGCGGGCTTGCACGCCACCGCCATCGATGTTCAGGCTCAGTAGCTTGCGCCCGGCGTTGCGCTCCAGGTTCTGCTGCTGCATCTCCAGCATCTGGAGGTCCTCGGAGAAAACCTTGCTCAGGCTGGTGCGGATCTGCTCGCTCAACGCCTGGTCCTGCGCATTGAAGTTCCTGGCCATGCCCCAAAAGTACCAGGTCGAGGACTCGGTTTCAGGTGTGATGAAGTCGATGACTGTGCTGGAGGCTTTGACCTTGGGGTCTGCATTGAAGCCGCCCTTGCCCGCGTGCGCCACACCCACATCGATCAGCACATGGCTTGGCGGATAGAAGCGGCAGATTTGCCACCGGTCCACTGGAACATCGTCTGCCAGGTTGTTTCCGCGCAAGCCCGCACGCCAGAATGGCGGCGCCATGATGCCTTCCATGTAACGCTCGGTGATGGCGCAGTCTCCATCCATCCGCGTCTTGGGCGGCGACTCATCGATTTCCTTTTGACCAATTGAGTTCGGGTGCAAGTAAGTCTCGTGAGTCAGGTCCATGAGGTTGTCGATCATGAGCCGGTAATCGCATTTGACGTGGTACAGCCCACCGCTGTAGGCCCACTCGGGGTCATCGGCCCAGGCCAGATGGTGGATCTTGGAGGGGTCGGCCTCTTGCGCATCGCCAGGCCAGACCCAGATGAACCCGTAGCGCTCCACTACGGGATACGTCCGCACGGCGGGGAAGCCGCCCACGCGTTGGCATGGCATGGCAACCGTCTTGCCATCGCAACCCATCTCCAGACCGTGGTAGCCACAAACCAGTTTGCCGTTTTCAACCTTGCCCAGCGACAACGGAGCACCGCGGTGGGGGCAAAAGTCTTCGACAGCGGCCACCTTGTTGTCGGGGCCACGGAAAAACACGATGGACTCGCCGCAAATCTTGCGGCCAAGGGGCTTTCCATCGAGTTCGCTGGGCGTAGCGCCTACATACCACGTGTTTTTGGGAAACATGATTCGTTCTCTCCTATAAGTACTAAGGATTCGGGCAGGCTTGTGGAGTCAGCCCTTGGGTGGATCAAGCACACCTACGTTCTGATAGATGTGTTTGATCTCGGTGAAATCGATCAACGCGTCAAAGCCGTGGAGACGGCCCAAGCCACTGCGGCGATAGCCGCCGGTCTCCGCTTCAGCGCACAGCTTGTTGTGGTCGTTGATCCAAACGGTGCCGTTGCGCAGCGCTCGAGCGATACGCCAGGCGCGCGCGCCCTGCTCGGTCCAGACACTCGCGGACAACCCGAACTCGGTGTGATTGGCCCGCGCCACCGCTTCGGTTTCGGTTTCAAACTTTTCCAGCACGACCAAGGGGCCGAAAATCTCCTCTTGGACAAAAGATGCACTGGCATCCCGGTGCGCGACCAAGGTGGGCGAGACAAACCCGCCAAGCCGCAGGTTTCCGCCGAGACGCTGACCGCGCAGGATCACTTCGTCTGCGTCGTCCATCGCCTGCTCGATGCGACGTTGCACCAACTCAGTGGTAGAGAGATCGATCAAGGGACCCATCTGGGCGCCCGGGGTATTTCCGGGCGCCACTTTGATTGCCGCCAGTGCACTGGCCAGCGCTTTTTTCATCGCCTCATAGCGTGACGCGTGAACCAACACCCGGCGCGCCGCCGTGCATTGCTGACCAGAGATGACCGTCGCAGCGGCAGCCAGTTGAGGCGCGATGTGGTCGATATCGGCATCTTCAAAAACCAGGCAGCATGACTTGCCACCCAGTTCGAGCGACAGTTTCTTCATAGTGGGAGCAGCGGCGGCCATGATGCGCTGCCCCGTCAGGTTGGAGCCCGTGAAGCTGACCACATCCACCTCTGGCGAGGAGGTGAGCAACTGCGCCACGTCGTGGCCTTGCTCACTCACCAGGTTCACCACACCGGGCGGCAGTCCAGTCACGTCGGCCAGTTCCCTGATCACCGCAGCGGTGATGAGTGCGGACTGCGGTGCAGGCTTGACCACGCAAGTACAGCCAGCGGCCAACGCGGGGGTGATCGACCGGATAAGCAGGATCACGGGAGCGTTCCAAGGGACGATGATGCCGGCGACGCCGGCCGGCTCTTTCAGCATCGTGGAAAATACGCCGGGTTCCACCTCGAGCACGTGGCCTGGTATGTGCCGGGCCAGACCCGCGTAGTAACGGATCTCCGAGATGGCTCCCATCAGCTCACCCCGCGATTGCGCGATCACCTTGCCATTCTCTTGCGTTAGCAGTTGGGCCAGTGCTTCAGCCTTGTGCTCTAGCCGGCTTGCCCATTCGTTCATCACGTTCTGCCGCAGCCGCGGCGACTGGGCCCACGTGGGCTTTTCAAAGGCTCTGCGTGCAGCCGAAATGGCCGCCTCTGCGTCTGCCCGGGTGGCAGCGCTGAAGCAACCGATCTGGCTGCCGTTGGCCGGGTCCAGGCTGGGCACTTCGAGGCCCTGGCTGGCGGGCATCCACCGGCCATCGATCAAGAGTTCTGCTGTGGCGTGCATAGGAGTGCTCAATGTGTGACCGATCCGCCATCAACCACAATCACCTGACCGGTGACAAAGTCACTGTCGGCGCTGGCGAGGTAGATCAAGGTGCCGGTCAGGTCGTCGGGTACCTGATCACGCTTGATGCAGCGGGACGAAACGATGCCTGAAGCGATTGAGCCTTGCCAGTCGGGATTTGCGCTGACATTGGCGCTCAGGGTCAGGCCCGGCGCCAGTGTATTGACGCAGATATTGTCGTTACCCAATTCACGCGCCAGACAGCGCGCCATCGCCACCACGGCGCCCTTGGAGGTGACGTAGTGCAGGAAGAGCGGCGTGCCCTTGAAAACCGTGCCGGAGGCGATGTTGATGATCTTGCCGTAGCGCTGCTGACGCATCACGGGGCTGACCGCTCTGGCGCACTCGAAGGAGCCGCGCACGTTGACGGACATCACCTTGTCCCACTCGGCCGACTCGATCTGCTCGAACGGCTTGAGGGCAAGGTTGCCGAAAATTGCGGCGTTGTTGACCAGCACGTCAATGCGGCCGAACGCCTGAAGTGCGGACCCAACCATCTTCTCCACCGATTCGCGGGACGTCACGTCTGTGTGGACAAACACCGCCCGGCCACCCTTCTCAATGATCTGGTTGACCACCCCGGTGGCGTCCAGCACATCGGCACAGACCACGGAGGCACCTTCTTGAGCCAATGCACGAGCGTATGTCTCTCCGATACCTTGCGCCGCGCCGGTCACGATCGCAACCCGGTTGGCCAGCCGTGGGGTGTTTTCTTTGGGCAGTTGATTCATGGAGTGTCTTTATGTCTTGGTAGTTTTTGTGTGCTTTTCGATCAAGGCCCGGGCTGTTGACAAAAGATCGCGACCATCGAAGCCGCGGCTCTCCATGTCCTTGACCCATTCGACCTCTACCTGGCTTGCTGCGCGCCTGAACTCTTGGGCTTCGACCTGCCCGAAGTTATGGGTGACGTTGCCGCGTGCCTCCACCAACTTGCGGGCAGGGTCGTCGCCACATTGGTGGGCGCGCCCCAAGGACGCAGAAGCGGTTATGCCCGAGTTGGGGTCCAGCACCTTCCGGACATCTGGCGGCAGGGACTCGTACTTCCGTTTGTTTGTTGCCGTCACGAATGTCGTGGTGTAGAGCGCGCCACTGGCTGGATCGAACTGACTGTGAAACTTCGTTAATTCGTGCACCTTTACGGAGGGAACGACATCCCAAGGGATCACGCAACCGTCGAGAGGCCCCTTTTGCAGTGCGTCGGGAATCTTGGGCAGCGGCATGCCCACAGCATTGGCGCCGAGGTATCCCAGCATCTTCGTAGTTTGTCTGGTTGGACCGCGAATTTTCAGGCCGCGCAAGTCGTACGGAGCCTCAAAGAGGCGGTCGCGGGTGTGGAGCATCCCCGGCCTATGAACCTGCACTGCAATGGGATGCACTTCCTTGTGTTCGTTGGACGCTTTTGTCTTGATGAACTCCCAGAAAGCCTTGGAAGTAGCCTCGGCGTTGGTCGTCATGAACGGCAGGACAAACACCTCGCTGCAAGGAAAGCCTCCAGGTGAATAGCCGGTCAGTGTCCAAACGATGTCAGCCACGCCATCCCGTGCCTGGTCGTATGGCTGCACAGGCGCGCCATCAAGCTGCATCGCGGGGTACGCCTCAAACCGGATGCGCCCATCTGATTCCCGTTGCACCTTTTCCATCCATACCTTGTTCATGCTGACCCATACGTTGGACATGGGAGATATGAAAGTGTGAAATCGCAAAGTGATCGACTGCTGAGCAAAGCCTGTCAGCGAGGGAGCGCCCAAGGCCATCCCTACTGCCAACTGAACGATGGTTCTGCGGTTGATCATTTGGTGAATTGAGGAGAAGGCGTGAGTACCTAGGAAGTGAGACTTGATCCAGTCCGCAATCCGAATTGTCCGTCTGGTGATTATGTTGTACATTCTACGGTTATGTTCACTCCACGAAATCAGGGTAAACACTGGGGGCGTCGTGAGCGGTTACCTAAATGACCTTCGATGTTGTTAGGCTGGGTCGGCACGAAACATCCGGCGCTATCGCCAAATCCACAAGATCACGACGAGAACCGCAAGGACCGAGTCCTCATGTGCGCCACAGCCAAGCACCAGCGTGCAGGCCGTGGGATGTGTGGAGTCCTCGGACCTGCTCGTGCTAGATGACCAGTCTCTGGCCCGGCGCATCGCCGACATCAGCGACGAACTCCTCTATGCCATCGTTCACCAGCGCTACAACCTGCGCCGCGCCATCGTCATCACCTCAAATCTTTTGGTGCAGGACCTGAGCAAGTACCTGGCCGACGTCACCATGGCCACCACCATCCTTGATCGACTGATACACCGCTGCTCGACGCTGGGGTTCGAAGGCAAGAGCTACCGTCTGAAGCAGTCCGCCTCACGAATCGCGATCGCACCCGAACAGTCGGAATTCGAACGACTTTGTTAGCGCAGTTTGGGTTGACCATAGGAGGAGACTGTCAAATTTAAGAAGTCACTCGCTCAGCGTGGAGTTCAGCAGGTAAATCGTGCGAAGCAAGGCCTCGGGACTGGCAATTCCCTTGCCGGCGATGTCCATGGCACTTCCATGCCCGACACTGGACAGCACGACGTTGCCTCCCACGCTGAGGGCACTTGCGGCGTGGGGCGCCAGCAACTTGATTGGAATGTGACCCTGGTCGTGGAAGACGGCCACATAGAGATCGTGCTGCCTGTTTGCCAACAGCGTGTCTGCGCCTGTGGGCCCACTGACATGGTGGCCTGCTGAGCGCAGCTGCGCCACCGCAGGCACCATCAAGCGAGCGTCCTCCGGTCCGAAAAGCTCACCTTCGGATGCGTGTGGATTGATACCGAACATGCCGATGCGAGGCGTTTCCACGCCCAGCCGCTGACACGCGACGATGCCTGCCTGAGTGGCGCGCACGATCAGGTCGGTGCTCAGACGATCAAGTGCTGTTTGAACGCTCTCGTGGAGCGTGACGTGCACGATGCGTAAGCCCGCCCCCACCAGCATCAAGAAAACGGAGTCGGCAGATTGGCCGCACACACGCGCCACAAGAGAGGGGTACCCGCTGAACGCTATACCTGCCTGCGTGATCGCTGTCTCGTGGTGAGGACAGGCGATCACGGCGTCGAACTCGCCAGCCTGCGCAGCCTGAATGGCCGCCGTAGCGCTGGCCACCGACGAGGCGCCAGCGGCCGCGTCGATGCGACCAGGTACAGCTGCAGCCGGATCGAGGGCGCCTACCTCGTTGCAACGAACACCATCTAGCATCCCGCTAAGGTTCAATTGCTCGGCGCAGCGGCGCAGCACCGAATTCGGGCCGAACAGCGTAATACGGTCGCGCTCAGACTCTGTCAGAGTGGCAAGTGCCTTTAGCGTGATCTCCGGTCCGATGCCGTTCGGATCGCCGATCGAGATGGCCAGGCGCGCAAGGCCGCTCATGCAGCCTTTGGTTTATGTTTGGCAATGAGCGCCTTTGCGCCAGCCAAGAGCTTGGCACCGTCCTGCCCGCGCTTGTCCATCTCCTGGACCCATTCGCTGGCGATGGTGCCAGTCAGTTTGACAAACTCGCTGGTTTCCGATTCGCTGAACACGTGTACCTTGTTGCCTCGATCGGTCGCCATCTTGCGACTGATGGGGTCATGATCTTGTTGCACCTTGCCGAACCAAGCCGAGGTTTCCAGGCCCGAGTTGTCGTCGATCACCTTTTTGATATCCGGAGGCAACGATGTATATTTTCTTTTGTTCATCACCATCACAAACGCCGTGTTGTAAAGAGCTGGCTTGCCGGGCGCGAACTCGCTGTGGTGCTGAACAAGCTCATGCACCTTGACCGAAGGAATCACTTCCCAAGGCAAGGCTGCGCCGTCAATGACGCCTTTGGACAGCGCGTCTGGAATCTGTGGCAGCGGCATGCCTACCGCGGATGCTCCTGCTGCTGCGAGCAACTTAGTCGCTTGGCGGGTCGGCCCTCGCATCTTCAGGCCGCGCAGGTCGGAAGCGCTGTTGATGGCCTTGCTTTTCGAGTGCAGCACTCCTGGACCATGGGTATGAAAAGCGAGTGGTTGGACGTCCTTGAACTCATCGCTGGCGTGGGTTTCGAGGTACTCCCAGGCGGCACGCGACGCTCCGATGCCGTCCATGGTCATGAACGGCAGTTCGAACACTTCGGTCCGAGGGAATCGACCGGGGGTAAGTCCAGCCAAAGTCCATACGATATCGACAACACCATCCCGTGCCTGGTCGAAAAGTTGACTTGGTGAGCCCCCCAGCTGCATGGCAGGAAAGCCCTCGAAGCGGATACGTCCGCCCGAGTCGTTCTCCACTTTCGACATCCATGCCTTGTGTGCATTGAGATAGACATTCGAGGTCGGCGCCATGAAGGTATGGAACTTCAGGGTTACCACTTGCTGGGCGAAGACGCCAAGGGTGGGGGCTCCAAGGGAAGCGGCTGCCGCCGCCGATTTGATGAGGGTTCTGCGTTGCATCATGAGGTTGTCTCCTGGATTGAAGGGAAAGGCGGGTCCGGCCCCCCGGGCGGTGCTGGCTTCTTGTAGTACTGGTGATCAAGCAGGGCTTGCCTGCGAAACGAATTTAGTGACGAGGTAGCCGTCGAAGGTTTCGCTGCCGCCTTCGCTGCCGATGCCGCTGTCCTTCACGCCACCGAACGGCGTCTCGGCCAGCGTGATGCCGAAATGGTTCACGTTGACCATGCCCACCTCGAGGCCGTTGACCATGCGCTCCGAGGTCTTGATGGAGCCGGTGAAAACGAAACCGGTGAGGCCGAAGGGCAGGGCGTTGGCGCGCTTCAATACCTCGTCGGTGTCCTTGAAGCGCGTGATCGGCGCGACCGGACCGAAGGGTTCTTCGACCATCAGGCGCGCGTCGTCGGGAATGTCGGTGAGGATGGTGGGCGGGTAGAAGTAGCCAGGGCCAGCGAGCCGCGTGCCGCCGCTGGCCAGCTTCGCGCCACGCTCCAGCGCATCGGCCACCAAGCCTTCCATGGCATCGACCCTGCGCAGGTGCGCCAGGGGGCCCATCTGCGTGTCCTTGTCCATGCCGTCGCCCACCTTCAAGCCACCGTAGGCTTTCGTGAAGGTGTCGAGAAAGCGGTCGTACACCTTCTCCTGCACGAAGAAGCGGCTGGGTGCAATGCACAGCTGCCCCGCGTTGCGCGCCTTGAAACGCGCCAGCAGATGGGCCGCGTCGTCCACGTCGGCGTCGTCGAACACCACCACCGGCGAGTGCCCGCCCAGCTCCATGCTGATGCGCTTCATGTGCAGGCCGGCGAGCGACGCCAGCTGCTTGCCCACCGGCACCGAGCCGGTGAACGATACCTTGCGCGAGATCGGCGAGCGGATCAGGTGGTCCGACACCTCGGCCGGCACACCCCACACCACGTTGAGCACGCCCGGGGGCAGACCCGCGTCGTGGAACATGCGCGCGAGCGCGATCACCGCGCCCGGCGAATCCTCTGGCCCCTTCAGCACAAGCGTGCAACCCGCGCCGATCGCCGCCACCATCTTGCGGATGGCCTGGTTAAACGGAAAGTTCCAGGGCGTGAAGGCCACGCACACGCCCACGGGCTCGCGC includes:
- a CDS encoding PdxA family dehydrogenase; amino-acid sequence: MSGLARLAISIGDPNGIGPEITLKALATLTESERDRITLFGPNSVLRRCAEQLNLSGMLDGVRCNEVGALDPAAAVPGRIDAAAGASSVASATAAIQAAQAGEFDAVIACPHHETAITQAGIAFSGYPSLVARVCGQSADSVFLMLVGAGLRIVHVTLHESVQTALDRLSTDLIVRATQAGIVACQRLGVETPRIGMFGINPHASEGELFGPEDARLMVPAVAQLRSAGHHVSGPTGADTLLANRQHDLYVAVFHDQGHIPIKLLAPHAASALSVGGNVVLSSVGHGSAMDIAGKGIASPEALLRTIYLLNSTLSE
- a CDS encoding TRAP transporter substrate-binding protein, which produces MMQRRTLIKSAAAAASLGAPTLGVFAQQVVTLKFHTFMAPTSNVYLNAHKAWMSKVENDSGGRIRFEGFPAMQLGGSPSQLFDQARDGVVDIVWTLAGLTPGRFPRTEVFELPFMTMDGIGASRAAWEYLETHASDEFKDVQPLAFHTHGPGVLHSKSKAINSASDLRGLKMRGPTRQATKLLAAAGASAVGMPLPQIPDALSKGVIDGAALPWEVIPSVKVHELVQHHSEFAPGKPALYNTAFVMVMNKRKYTSLPPDIKKVIDDNSGLETSAWFGKVQQDHDPISRKMATDRGNKVHVFSESETSEFVKLTGTIASEWVQEMDKRGQDGAKLLAGAKALIAKHKPKAA
- a CDS encoding TRAP transporter substrate-binding protein codes for the protein MINRRTIVQLAVGMALGAPSLTGFAQQSITLRFHTFISPMSNVWVSMNKVWMEKVQRESDGRIRFEAYPAMQLDGAPVQPYDQARDGVADIVWTLTGYSPGGFPCSEVFVLPFMTTNAEATSKAFWEFIKTKASNEHKEVHPIAVQVHRPGMLHTRDRLFEAPYDLRGLKIRGPTRQTTKMLGYLGANAVGMPLPKIPDALQKGPLDGCVIPWDVVPSVKVHELTKFHSQFDPASGALYTTTFVTATNKRKYESLPPDVRKVLDPNSGITASASLGRAHQCGDDPARKLVEARGNVTHNFGQVEAQEFRRAASQVEVEWVKDMESRGFDGRDLLSTARALIEKHTKTTKT
- a CDS encoding SDR family NAD(P)-dependent oxidoreductase, which translates into the protein MNQLPKENTPRLANRVAIVTGAAQGIGETYARALAQEGASVVCADVLDATGVVNQIIEKGGRAVFVHTDVTSRESVEKMVGSALQAFGRIDVLVNNAAIFGNLALKPFEQIESAEWDKVMSVNVRGSFECARAVSPVMRQQRYGKIINIASGTVFKGTPLFLHYVTSKGAVVAMARCLARELGNDNICVNTLAPGLTLSANVSANPDWQGSIASGIVSSRCIKRDQVPDDLTGTLIYLASADSDFVTGQVIVVDGGSVTH
- a CDS encoding aromatic ring-hydroxylating dioxygenase subunit alpha, translated to MFPKNTWYVGATPSELDGKPLGRKICGESIVFFRGPDNKVAAVEDFCPHRGAPLSLGKVENGKLVCGYHGLEMGCDGKTVAMPCQRVGGFPAVRTYPVVERYGFIWVWPGDAQEADPSKIHHLAWADDPEWAYSGGLYHVKCDYRLMIDNLMDLTHETYLHPNSIGQKEIDESPPKTRMDGDCAITERYMEGIMAPPFWRAGLRGNNLADDVPVDRWQICRFYPPSHVLIDVGVAHAGKGGFNADPKVKASSTVIDFITPETESSTWYFWGMARNFNAQDQALSEQIRTSLSKVFSEDLQMLEMQQQNLERNAGRKLLSLNIDGGGVQARRIIDRLLVAEKSAA
- a CDS encoding ABC transporter substrate-binding protein, yielding MNSRRFVLTRGAALIGAASSGILLPRWAQAQTSNLRVGLMLPFTGTFAQPGIAVENGFRLALAQNGGKLGGREVEFFKVDDESNPAKGIENATRLVMRDKVDVLVGSVHSGVQMGIHKVARDTGVLNIIPNAGVHVATRAQCAPNVFRTSFTNAQPTLALGKAMVDRGHKKAVWITWNYAAGDEAFEGFEKSYTEAGGTIIKKLGLPFPNVEFQSLLTEIASYKPDAVACFFAGGGAAKFLRDYAAAGLNKTIPLYGSGFLTEGVLDAAGEAAEGVLTTLHYSDSLDIPRNKQFRLDYVKAFKAQPDVYAVQGYDAGLLLVKGANAVKGDLSNKPALYAALEGATIDSPRGKWTMSKAHNPIQDIYLRQVVNKDNKVIGIAQKAVADPATGCRMG
- a CDS encoding NAD-dependent succinate-semialdehyde dehydrogenase → MTDTAYGKPFLYIDGEFIEGGDRQHQDIINPANGEVIGSLPHARRDDLDRALNAAQRAFESWRKSSPLERSKVLRRVAELTRERAPQIARQITLDQGKPLSEALLEVTTCAEHAEWHAEECRRIYGRVIPARLPHVRQLVLREPVGVCVAFTPWNFPFNQAIRKMVAAIGAGCTLVLKGPEDSPGAVIALARMFHDAGLPPGVLNVVWGVPAEVSDHLIRSPISRKVSFTGSVPVGKQLASLAGLHMKRISMELGGHSPVVVFDDADVDDAAHLLARFKARNAGQLCIAPSRFFVQEKVYDRFLDTFTKAYGGLKVGDGMDKDTQMGPLAHLRRVDAMEGLVADALERGAKLASGGTRLAGPGYFYPPTILTDIPDDARLMVEEPFGPVAPITRFKDTDEVLKRANALPFGLTGFVFTGSIKTSERMVNGLEVGMVNVNHFGITLAETPFGGVKDSGIGSEGGSETFDGYLVTKFVSQASPA
- a CDS encoding aldehyde dehydrogenase family protein → MHATAELLIDGRWMPASQGLEVPSLDPANGSQIGCFSAATRADAEAAISAARRAFEKPTWAQSPRLRQNVMNEWASRLEHKAEALAQLLTQENGKVIAQSRGELMGAISEIRYYAGLARHIPGHVLEVEPGVFSTMLKEPAGVAGIIVPWNAPVILLIRSITPALAAGCTCVVKPAPQSALITAAVIRELADVTGLPPGVVNLVSEQGHDVAQLLTSSPEVDVVSFTGSNLTGQRIMAAAAPTMKKLSLELGGKSCCLVFEDADIDHIAPQLAAAATVISGQQCTAARRVLVHASRYEAMKKALASALAAIKVAPGNTPGAQMGPLIDLSTTELVQRRIEQAMDDADEVILRGQRLGGNLRLGGFVSPTLVAHRDASASFVQEEIFGPLVVLEKFETETEAVARANHTEFGLSASVWTEQGARAWRIARALRNGTVWINDHNKLCAEAETGGYRRSGLGRLHGFDALIDFTEIKHIYQNVGVLDPPKG